The proteins below are encoded in one region of Ignavibacteriota bacterium:
- a CDS encoding TolC family protein has product MHTSRRTTTYLCLSALALVLCCPPYGRLWAQQRTLTFDGAVRGALERHERALAAGERIDAADARVMRARAAFLPSLSFAGTYTRRAFETVRQVGGDEITIQSLNAFSAAANASLTLLDPRLFPLYSQVKSDRDASQAEAWNAARLVAYDAAAAYLDAIAAEQLLQAAERRLELARINLDAARARYSAQLAGINDVTRGELEYATAQRERTTARGARETARLRLGYSINSAPPDSLAPPDDILMIAGSYMAVTERLVELALRLRADITISRARADALRASATEAVMRALPNVTAVAQYRWTNEAGFSGKNTNWYVGANLAWTLFDGGAWLADRAERAGMADAADLESRAIERQIDVDIRAALVALTNARAARDQADVALDAARKNADETRELYRQGLVSALASADANVRLFESDVAHTQARIGLVSAFLALRAAIGFDPLGNDLTRRSAE; this is encoded by the coding sequence ATGCACACATCACGAAGAACGACCACGTACCTATGCCTCAGCGCGTTGGCGCTTGTGCTGTGCTGCCCGCCTTACGGACGGCTCTGGGCGCAGCAGCGAACCCTGACTTTCGACGGCGCGGTGCGCGGTGCCCTCGAGCGGCACGAACGCGCCCTGGCGGCCGGCGAGCGTATCGACGCTGCCGATGCCCGCGTGATGCGCGCGCGCGCGGCCTTCCTTCCGTCACTCAGTTTTGCGGGCACCTATACACGTCGCGCGTTCGAAACCGTGCGCCAGGTCGGCGGCGACGAGATTACCATCCAGAGTTTGAACGCCTTTTCCGCGGCGGCAAACGCCTCGCTGACGCTGCTCGATCCGCGCCTCTTCCCTCTCTACAGCCAGGTAAAAAGTGACCGCGACGCCTCCCAGGCCGAAGCGTGGAATGCCGCGCGACTGGTCGCCTACGACGCCGCGGCCGCCTATCTCGACGCGATCGCGGCCGAGCAGCTTCTGCAGGCGGCCGAACGGCGCCTGGAACTTGCGCGCATCAACCTCGACGCCGCGCGCGCGCGGTATTCCGCGCAGCTCGCGGGCATCAACGACGTGACCCGCGGGGAGCTCGAATACGCCACCGCGCAGCGCGAGCGCACCACCGCCCGAGGCGCGCGTGAAACAGCGCGGCTGCGGCTGGGCTACAGCATCAACAGCGCGCCGCCCGACTCGCTTGCGCCGCCCGACGACATACTCATGATCGCGGGCTCGTACATGGCCGTCACCGAGCGCCTCGTCGAACTCGCGCTGCGCCTGCGCGCCGACATCACGATCAGCCGCGCGCGGGCCGACGCATTGCGCGCGTCCGCCACAGAAGCCGTCATGCGCGCCCTGCCCAACGTGACGGCGGTGGCCCAGTACCGGTGGACCAACGAGGCGGGCTTCAGCGGGAAAAACACCAACTGGTATGTCGGCGCAAATCTGGCGTGGACGCTGTTCGACGGCGGCGCCTGGCTGGCCGACCGCGCGGAACGCGCGGGAATGGCCGACGCGGCCGATCTTGAATCCCGCGCCATCGAGCGGCAGATCGATGTCGACATCCGTGCCGCCCTCGTGGCCCTCACAAACGCGCGGGCCGCGCGCGACCAGGCGGATGTGGCGCTCGACGCGGCGCGAAAAAACGCCGACGAAACACGCGAGCTGTACCGGCAGGGCCTTGTCAGCGCGCTCGCAAGCGCCGACGCAAACGTACGTCTCTTCGAATCCGACGTCGCGCACACACAGGCGCGCATCGGACTCGTGTCGGCCTTCCTCGCGCTGCGCGCGGCGATTGGCTTCGATCCTCTCGGCAACGATCTCACCAGGCGAAGCGCGGAATGA
- a CDS encoding efflux RND transporter periplasmic adaptor subunit, whose product MKKTIYSCILAVLLIAGCGKKSGPEQSRGGGKSMQFPVEVAVVETRPVVYSVSAVGSVEAFETVQVTARVAGVIERIRFAEGRSVRSGDILADIEPERYKLSLDAAKAALEKAEAAKADAEAGLARRESVGKATPGLIPGEELETWRTKTRAAAADLAMARIAADQAALNLRDALVKAPVGGIIQSRTAQTGQYVQPGAVLATLVRRDPLLLRFRVTEQDAPRLRVGQRAQFTVRNDDAVYTATINHVAAAADERSRMANVTAEVRDTRSAALRPGAFAEVRIPIGDSKLMPVIPQTAIRPSERGFLAYVVEGAVARERVLRIGLRTEDGQVEVLSGLTAGEKLVVRGAEALRDGAAVRSGNKKGGSRSAEGRRDK is encoded by the coding sequence ATGAAAAAGACAATATACTCCTGTATTCTGGCAGTTCTTCTTATTGCGGGCTGCGGCAAAAAATCCGGTCCGGAACAATCACGCGGCGGCGGAAAATCGATGCAATTCCCCGTGGAAGTAGCCGTCGTCGAGACACGTCCGGTTGTCTATTCCGTCAGCGCGGTGGGATCCGTCGAGGCCTTTGAAACCGTGCAAGTGACGGCCCGTGTTGCTGGTGTGATCGAGCGCATCCGTTTTGCTGAAGGCCGGAGCGTGCGCAGCGGTGACATACTTGCAGACATCGAACCTGAGCGCTACAAACTCTCGCTCGACGCAGCCAAGGCCGCTCTCGAAAAGGCAGAGGCGGCAAAGGCCGACGCCGAGGCCGGTCTGGCGCGCCGCGAATCGGTGGGCAAGGCAACACCCGGCCTCATACCCGGCGAGGAACTCGAAACCTGGCGCACAAAAACACGCGCGGCGGCCGCCGATCTCGCGATGGCGCGTATCGCGGCGGATCAGGCCGCGCTGAATCTGCGCGACGCGCTTGTCAAGGCGCCCGTGGGAGGAATCATCCAATCCCGCACGGCGCAGACCGGTCAGTACGTGCAGCCCGGCGCCGTGCTCGCCACACTCGTGCGGCGCGATCCCCTGCTGCTGCGCTTCCGCGTGACCGAACAGGACGCTCCGCGCCTGCGTGTCGGACAGCGCGCGCAGTTCACCGTGCGCAACGACGACGCCGTGTACACGGCCACGATCAATCACGTGGCCGCGGCGGCCGACGAACGATCGCGTATGGCGAATGTCACCGCCGAGGTGCGCGACACGCGCAGTGCCGCGTTGCGTCCCGGCGCCTTTGCCGAGGTGCGCATCCCGATCGGTGATTCGAAACTCATGCCCGTCATACCGCAGACCGCCATACGCCCGAGCGAACGAGGATTTCTCGCCTATGTCGTCGAGGGTGCTGTCGCCCGTGAGCGCGTCCTGCGCATCGGACTACGCACCGAAGACGGCCAGGTCGAAGTGCTCTCGGGTCTGACCGCGGGCGAAAAACTCGTCGTGCGCGGCGCCGAAGCGCTGCGCGACGGAGCGGCCGTACGCAGCGGAAACAAAAAAGGCGGGAGCCGTTCCGCGGAAGGGCGCCGCGACAAATGA